The genomic segment GTCTGCGAATGGGCCGCGGAGACAGACGCACAGGGAGGCGGCAAAATCATTGAACAACCATGGGTGCAGCACAATCTCGCGAAAGTAAAAAGCGGACTGGAAGTGGTCAAGCTCATTTGCTGGAAGCAGGCCTGGGCGATGGATCAAGGACCACTGGATATGGCAGATGCGTCAACGGCCAAAGTCTACAGCAGCGAATTTTTCGTACAGCTATACCGTCTATTGCTGGAGGTGATGGGACAGGCGGGCACTATCGCCACTCACTCACCGGGAGCCGTGCTCAAGGGCAAACTCGAATTCCGCTGGCGGGTCGGTTCTATCCTCACGTTTGGAGGCGGTACGAACGAGATTCAAAGAGACATTATCTCGATGGCCGGACTGTGGATGCCGCGCACCCGATGAAGACTAGATCGGCGCTTTAAACGATATTCCGCTAACGTAAATAAACAGAATCAGGGCACAGAACATGGATTTCACTATTTCAGACGAAGTAAAAAGTGTGCAGCAACTGGCGGCACAAATTATGGGCGACTTCACCGAGGTCGACAAATTGAAAGCGATCGAGCAGCAGGATGACGTCTTCGATGAGAAGCTTTGGGCCGCTCTGGCAGAGGCCGGCCTGCTCGGGCTGGATATTGCCGAGAATCAGGGCGGCATGGGCCTGGGCTTTTTCGCCCTCACCGTTCTCTGTGAAGAAGTTGGCCGTACCGTCGCTCAGATCCCCGTGGTCCCAGTGTTAGTGGGCGCTGCTGCAACACTGCGGCGCTATGGAAGCGATAGTCAGAAAGACCAATGGCTGCCAGGCATTGCCAGCGGCAGCACCATCGTCACCTCGGCACTTGAGGAATACAACAACGACGACCCGGCAAAACCCGGCTGCACCGCGCAGCCGGTCGAAGGAGGTTACGCCCTGAGCGGCAGCAAGATCTGCGTCAACCAGGCACAAACCGCTGCGCGCGTTCTGGTGTCCGCACACAACGGCGAGGAGCTCATTGTCGCGCTCTTGGACCCTAAAGCTGCCGGCGTCACACTCAACCGTCAGGAGGTCACCGCGGGGGATACCCGCCACGAACTGGTGATGGACAAGGCGCAGGTTCCTGCCGAGGATATCGTGGCCACCGGCGGAGATGCGCTGATTGCTATGCAATGGGCGCTGCAGGCCACACGGGTCGCGCTTGCGGCCATGGCCCTGGGCGTATGCGACAAAATGATGCGCATCACCGGTCAATACACCTCGGAGCGAGAGCAATTCGGTCGGGCGGTCGCCACATTCCAGGCTGTCAGCCACCGTGTTGCCGATTGCTATATCGATGTGGAATGCTTGCGCCTCGTCACTCAGCAAGCCGCCTCCCTGATCGACCAGGGGCGCCCCGCCGCAGATGCCGT from the Candidatus Marimicrobium litorale genome contains:
- a CDS encoding acyl-CoA dehydrogenase family protein translates to MDFTISDEVKSVQQLAAQIMGDFTEVDKLKAIEQQDDVFDEKLWAALAEAGLLGLDIAENQGGMGLGFFALTVLCEEVGRTVAQIPVVPVLVGAAATLRRYGSDSQKDQWLPGIASGSTIVTSALEEYNNDDPAKPGCTAQPVEGGYALSGSKICVNQAQTAARVLVSAHNGEELIVALLDPKAAGVTLNRQEVTAGDTRHELVMDKAQVPAEDIVATGGDALIAMQWALQATRVALAAMALGVCDKMMRITGQYTSEREQFGRAVATFQAVSHRVADCYIDVECLRLVTQQAASLIDQGRPAADAVLMAKIWCGDVTHRVSQASQHCHGGTGVDKDYPLYRYCQWARQIELTTGSSARLTGELGESICEQYMGAAG